The sequence GCTGCTTCTCAAGAAAGTGGACGAGCTGGAACTGTCGGTCCGTTCGGCGAACTGCCTGAAGAACGACAACATCGTTTACATCGGCGACCTGATCCAGAAAACCGAAGCCGAGATGCTCCGCACCCCGAACTTCGGCCGCAAGTCGCTCAACGAGATCAAAGAGGTTCTCTCGGGCATGGGTCTGCACCTCGGCATGGATGTCGAAGACTGGCCGCCCGACAACATCGAAGATCTGGCCAAGAAATACGAAGACCAGTTCTAAGAATTTCGTGGGCCGTTTCGTACGACTCGTACGATCCGGCCCGCGGCACCCCCGAGTTTCGTACGAAACTCACGTACAAAACGTACGACTCGTACGAAACTTACCCCGGGCACCCGCCCCAAGGAGAGTCGGTGACACGCATCATCGGCCAGACAAAGCAAAACACAGCAAAGGACTAGAAAAATGCGTCACGCAAAAGGCTACCGCCGCCTCAACCGCACCCACGAGCACCGCAAGGCCCTCTGGGCCAACATGGCCGGTTCGCTCATCGAACATGAACAGATCAAGACGACCCTGCCCAAGGCGAAGGAACTTCGCCGCGTGGTCGAAAAGCTGGTAACCCTCGGAAAACGCGGCGATATTCACGCCCGCCGTCAGGCCGCGGCCCAGCTTAAGCAGGACAAGTACGTCGCGAAACTCTTCGACGTCATCGGCCCGCGCTACGCCGAACGTCAGGGCGGCTACGTCCGCGTCCTGAAGGCCGGCTTCCGCTACGGCGACATGGCCCCGATGGCCATCATCGAATTCGTCGATCGGGATGTCGACGCCAAAGGTGCCGCAGACCGCGCCCGCGTCGAAGCCGAAGAAGCGGCGGCAGGCGAAGAATAAGATATTGAAACCAAACGGTTTCTTTTCGGGCCCCTGCCAATTTGGCGGGGGTCTTTTTCTTTGCGGTTGCACTTTCCCGCCCGCCTTCGCATATCTTTGGGACATGGAATTGAAGGGGGTTTCATGCTCCGCGTCTTGATCATCCTTCTCATTAGCCTCAGCTCCCCGGCATGGGCCGAAACCCGCGTGCCCGGCTCTCAGGCCGAGATTTCCATGGGGTTTACGCCCGTGGTCAAGCGCGCCGCCCCCGCCGTGGTGAACATCTACGCGCGCCGGATCGTCAATGTCCGCTCAAGCCCCTTTGCGGGCGATCCGTTTTTTCAAAACCTTTTCAACAACTTCGGGGTGCCGCAACAGCGGGTGCAGAACTCTCTCGGCTCCGGCGTGATCCTCAGTGAGGACGGTATCGTCGTGTCGAATTACCATGTCGTTGGCGAGGCAACGGACATCCGTGTTGTCCTCAAGGATCGGCGCGAGTTCGAAGCCAAGGTCTTGTTATCAGACGAAGAATCCGACCTTGCGATCCTCAGGATGCAGGATGCGCCCAGCCTCCCCGCCCTCGAATTGCGCGATAGCGACACTGTTGAAGTGGGGGAACTGGTCCTTGCCATCGGCAACCCCTTCGGCGTCGGCCAAACCGTCAGTTCCGGTATCGTGTCGGGCCTTGCCCGCTCGGGCACAGCCACCGGCAATGCGCGGGGCTACTTCATCCAGACGGATGCGCCCATCAACCCCGGCAACTCGGGCGGGGCGTTGGTGGACGTGAACGGCCAACTCATTGGAATCAATACATCAATTCTAAGCCGGTCTGGCGGATCGAATGGTATCGGTTTTGCCATTCCTTCGGCCTTGGTGGCGCAATTCGTCGCCCAGGCCAAGGCCGGCAACAGCCGCTTTGAGCGGCCGTGGGCCGGCCTTTCCGGGCAATCCGTGACGGCTGACATGGCCGAAGGTCTGGGGCTGGACCGACCGGGGGGGATCATCATCTCCGAGGTTCACCCGGACAGCCCCTTCGCGGAGGCGGACATTCGCCCCGGGGACGTGATCACGCAGGTGGACGGTTTGCCGGTCAACACACCCGCAGAAATGATTTTTCGCATGTCCGTCAAGGGCTTGGGGGAAGAGGTCAAGCTAACCCATTACCGTGATGGGCACCGTGATGTGACACCCATCCGCTTGATCGCGGCACCAAACGAGCCCCCACGCGATCAGACAACCACCGGCAATGGCTCGGCAATTCCGGGTCTGACATTGTCCACTCTCAACCCTGCTGTGATCGCTGACTATGATCTGTCGCTGATGAGTGGCGGGGTTGTTGTCGATGATCCGGGGCAGGTAGGCGCGCGCGCGGGCCTTCGAAGGGGGGATATTCTTTTGTCCATCAATGGCTTGGCCCCCAAGGCAAGCCGTGAAGCCGTGGGCTTTCTGCGCGACGCGCGCAACCGTTTGGCCCTCGAGGTCCAGCGGGGATCGCGGCGTTTGGTCATGCGGTTTCGGCTTTAAGGGATGAGCGATCTTTTCGATCAGGCCCCTGACGCCATTCCCGACACCGCACCGCGCCCCTTGGCCGACCGCCTGCGCCCGAAAACCCTAGCGCAGGTGATCGGGCAGGAGCAGGTGCTTGGTGCGCAGGCCCCGCTTGGTGTCATGCTGTCCTCGGGCAGCCTGTCATCGCTGATTTTCTGGGGGCCTCCAGGTGTTGGCAAAACCACCATCGCCCGGCTTCTGGCCGATGAAACCGATCTGCATTTCGTTCAGATCAGTGCCATTTTCACTGGCGTTCCCGAACTGAAAAAGGTCTTTGAACAGGCCAAGCACCGTCGCGCGAACGGGCAGGGGACGCTTTTGTTCGTGGACGAGATTCACCGATTCAACAAGGCGCAGCAGGACGGGTTTCTGCCCCATATGGAGGACGGTACGATCCTTCTGGTGGGCGCGACCACGGAAAACCCCAGTTTCGAGTTGAACGCAGCCCTTCTGAGCCGCTCTCAAGTTCTTGTTCTGGAACGACTTTCCCTTGCCGATCTGGAACGCATGGCGCAACGTGCCGAGGCCGAACTTGGCCGTGCCCTGCCGCTGGACGGTCCGGCGCGCGAGGCGCTTTTGGAAATGGCCGATGGCGATGGCCGCGCGCTTTTGAACCTGATCGAACAGGTCGCGGCGTGGCAGGTGGATGGCAAGCTGGATACCGAGGCCCTGACGACCCGGCTAATGCGGCGGGCGGCGAAATACGACAAGGGCGGGGATGAGCATTACAATCTGATATCTGCGCTGCACAAATCGGTGCGCGGGTCCGATCCGGATGCAGCACTGTATTGGTATGCCCGGATGCTCACCGGCGGTGAGGACCCGCGCTATTTGGCGCGCCGGATCACCCGGATGGCGGTTGAGGATATCGGCCTTGCCGACCCGCAGGCACAAACCGTTTGCCTGCACGCTTGGGAAACCTATGAGCGTCTGGGAAGCCCCGAAGGCGAATTGGCCTTGGCGCAGGCCGTGACCTACCTCGCCCTCGCGCCCAAATCCAATTCTGGCTATGCCGCCTACAAGGCGGCCATGCGAGAAGCCAAGAAAACCGGCAGTGAGCCACCCCCCAAGCATATCCTGAACGCGCCAACCAAGCTGATGAAAGATCAGGGTTATGGCGATGGCTATGCCTATGATCACGATGCCGAGGATGGGTTCTCGGGGCAGAACTATTTCCCGGACGGCATGACCCGACCGGCCCTTTATCAACCGGTTGAACGTGGGTTCGAACGCGAATTGAAGAAGCGACTCACCTACTTTTCCAAGTTGCGCGCACAGCGATCATAGGCGCGTTACAGGCGATTTCACTTCTCGTCACGGTAGTACACTTGTTTTTTTCCGACACTGGTTTCCAGCCGATCAGAAGGTCGTTTTGCCTGATTATACGGCTGAATTCACGCCATTCTGGCATCAATCACTGGAATCTAAAAAAAATTTGAATAGCCAAGCTATAGGGTAGAAGGCTGCCGGATTTCGTGTTTTGTTACCTGTATGTCGCATTTAGGCTACCGGTCTACGCAAAGGGAAGGGAAGCTTTGCAGGAGAGACACATTCTGACAGCTCCAATCAGCGAACAAGACCAAATTAACAGGGATAAAACATGACAAAGGTCAAAGATCAGTTACTCATCGACCGGCTGGCGGATGCCGCCCGCAACGGCAAGATTTCGCGCCGGTCATTCATGCACTACTCGATGGCGGCGGGCATGACCGCTTCGGCCGCCACGGGGCTCTGGACCACTCAGGCTCAGGCGCAGCCCAAGCGGGGTGGCACCTTTAAGGTGGGCATGCATGACGGCAATTCGTCCGACACCCACGACCCGGGCCAGTATGTCTCGCGCCAGCAGATCTATCTCGCCCACCAGTATCGCAGCTATCTGACGTTGATTGAGCCCGACGGCACGCTCGGGCCGGACCTTGCAAGCGACTGGTCAGCCAACGAAGACGCCTCGGTCTGGACCTTCGAGATCAACCCGAACGCGTCGTTCCACAGCGGCAATCCGGTGATGGCAAAGGATGTGGTCGCATCGCTCAACCACCACCGCGGCGAGGAGTCGACCTCGGCGGCCAAATCGCTGCTGTCCTCGGTGACCGACGTGACGGCCGATGGCGATCACACGGTCGTCGTTTCTCTGGAAAGCGGCAACGCCGACCTGCCTTGGCTGATGACCGACTATCACCTTGCCATCTGCCCGGCCAATGACGACGGCAGCATCAACTGGCAGTCGGGCGACGGTTCGGGCCCCTACAAGATTGATCAGGGGGAGTGGGGCGTCGGCTGGAAGCTCAGCCGTCATGACGGCTGGCACCTCGAGGGCGCCTATTTCGATAATGTCGAGATGCTGGTGCTCAACGACCCGAACGCGCGCCAGACTGCACTGGTCACCGGCGATGTTGACGCGGTGTCGCTGATCGACATCAAAACCTCGGCGCTCTTGCAGCGCGATCCCAACATCGCCGTGGAGAACGTGCCCTCGGCGGCCGCGATCACAATGCCGATGTTCTGTGACACCGCGCCGTTCGACGATGTCAACGTGCGCAACGCGCTCAAGTTGTCCATCGACCGCAACGAGATCATCGAGAAGATCGCCTTCGGCGCGGCCACCATCGGCAACGACTTCCACCATTCGCCGGCCCAGCCTTATTGGCCCGACGATATTCCGCAGCGCGAATACGACCCTGAGCAGGCCAAGTCGCTGCTCAAGAAGGCGGGGATGGAGGACCTTACGGTCAGTATCTCTACGGCCGACAGCTTGTTCTCGGGCGCCGTCGACATGTGCGTGCTTTACGCCGAGCAGGCAAAGCAGGCCGGCATCACCGTCAATGTCATACGCGAGCCCAACGACGGGTACTATTCCGACGTTTGGTTGAAAAAGCCGTTCTGCGCGGTTTCCTGGGGCGCGCGCCCCACGCCGGACGTGATGTATACTCTGGCTTACAAGGCCGATGCGGACTGGAATGAAAGCCGTTGGAAGAACGAGCGGTTCAACGAGTTGCTGCTACAGGCCAAGTCCGAACTCGACGACAGCCTGCGCGCCGAGATGTACCGCGAAATGGGTATGATCGCCCGTGACGATGGCGGCACGATCATCCCGATGTTCAACAACTTCGTCTACGCGCGGCGCAGCAATGTGATGCATGGCGAAAACCTTGCGGCAAGCTGGGAGCTGGACGGTGCCCGCGCGCCAAGTCGCTGGTGGTTCTCGTCCTGATCGGATGTCTGAAGATTATCCACTCCGGTGCGGTTGGCGCCGGGGTGGGATCGGCGCTTCGCGGCCGCGATTCTCCGAGCGCGTCTCGTGCGTGTGGGCCCTAATTCACAACGGTTCCCGATGTGCCTTCCCAACCAAAATTCGCTTTGAACACAGCAAGTAAAGGGTAGAAGTGTTTCGGATTTCGTGTTTTGATATTAGCGTGTCGGTTTCAGAACACTCACCTTGTGCAGAGATAGGAAATCCTTACCCGGCGCATGCAAAAAAAGATCACCATGATCAAAAAAATCCTCCAGGGAGACAATATGACCAACAAAGACAACCAAATTCTGATCGACCAGCTGGCCGATGCCGCCCGCGACGGCAAGATTTCGCGCCGGTCGTTCATGAACTATTCCATGGCGGCCGGGATGACCGCGTCGGCCGCAACCGGCCTGTGGGGCACCTCGGCCAAAGCCGCGCCTAGCCGCGGTGGGACGTTCCGTCTTGGTGCGCACGACGGCAACACCGGTGACACCCATGATCCCGGCACATACGTCACCTTCTCGATGATCCAGGTGGCGCATACTTTCCGCTCGTACCTGACCCTGATCGAACCCGATGGGTCGCTTGGCCCGGATGTTGCGCAAGAATGGAGCGCATCGCCCGACGCGAAGGAATGGACCTTCGTGATCAATCCGAAGGCCACCTTCCACAGCGGCAAGAAGGTCACGGCGGACGATGTCATCGCCTCTATCAACCACCACCGCGGCGAAGATACCACGTCGGCGGCGGCGGCGCTCGTTTCGGATGTCGAAGAGCTGGTCAAGGTCGACGACATGACCGTCACCTTCAAACTGGCTAGCGGCAACGCGGACCTGCCGTGGCTGATGACCGACTACCACCTTGCGATCTGCCCGGCCAATGACGACGGCACGATCGACTGGAAGTCCGGCGACGGCTGTGGCCCGTACAAATTGGTCGAAACCGAATTCGGTGTGAATTACCGCTTTGTGCGTCATGAAGACTGGCACCTTGAAGGCGCCTATTTCGACGAGTGTATCGTGACGGTTCTCAACGATCCGAACGCACGTCAGACAGCACTTGTTACCGGCGATGTGGATGCGGTGACGCAAATCGAATTGAAAACCCTGTCGCTGCTGCAACGTGACCCGAATATCGAAATCGACAACGTGCCGTCGGCGGCTGCGATCACCATGCCGATGTTCTGCGACGTGGCGCCCTTCGATAACGTGGATGTACGCAATGCTCTCAAGCATTCGATCAACCGTCAGGAGATCATGGACAAGATCACCTTCGGGACGTCGACGATGGGCAATGATTTCCACCATTCGCCGGCCATGCCGTATTGGCCCGAGGGCCTTGAGCAGAACGACTATGACCCTGACAAGGCCAAGTCGCTCCTCAAAAAGGCAGGTGCCGAAGGTCTGAGCACTGAAATCAGTGTCGCTGACTCCGTTTTCTCGGGTTCGGTCGACATGTGCGTTCTGTTCGCAGAGCAGGCCAAGGCGTCCGGCATCAATATCTCGGTCAAACGTGAGCCGAATGATGGCTACTACTCGGACGTCTGGCTGAAAAAGCCGTGGTGCGTTGTGCAGTGGGGCGCACGTCCGACTCCGGACGTGATGTACTCCTTGGCCTACAAGGATGACGCGGCATGGAACGAAAGCCACTGGCAGAATGAGCGCTTCAACGAGTTGCTCCTCAAGGCCAAGGCCGAGCTGGACAATGACCTGCGTGCCGAAATGTACCGCGAGATGGCGATGCTGGCGAAAGATGATGGCGGAACGATCATCCCGTTCTTCCCGAACTTCGTTTATGCCCGTCGCAGTAACGTGAAGCATGGTCCGGATCTGGCGGCAAGCTGGCAAATGGACGGCGCGCGCGCTTGTAGCCGCTGGTGGTTCGAAGGCTAAGCCAACATTCTCCGGCCCGGCGCAACCCCTGCGCCGGGCCTTTTCACTGCCTCGTCGTACAACGGTCGCCAACAGGGCCGCGACAAGGCCACAAGCCCGAACCGGAACGATCTACGTTCAAGCGTTCAATGGGCATAAGAACTGTTACGCCGCTTGTGTTCGGCCTTATGGCGGCCCGGCACACGGCACAACAGCAGGAGGGAACAGATGGGAGACATTCTAGGGCTGGTAGGTAAACGGCTCGGTCTCGGATTAATCATCCTATTCGTGATTTCGATCATTATCTTCTTCATGGTCGAATTGCTGCCGGGTGACATCGCTCAGGCGGTTCTGGGACAAGGCGCTACCGAAGAAAACCTGGCCGCATTGCGTAAGCAAATGGGCCTCGATCAACCCGCCATCGTGCGGTATCTGGACTGGCTTTCAGGCGCAGTCTTTTTGGATTTCGGCAATTCGATCGTCACCGGCGAACGTGTGAGTGCCGTGATCAGTGAGCGTTTCATGAATACGCTTTTCCTTGCGGCCTACGCTGCGGTAATCGCCGTACCGGTGGCCATCATCCTTGGTGTCGTTGTCGCGCTGTTGCGCAACTCGATCTTCGACCGGGTGGCAAACGTGGTCACGCTTAGCTTCATTTCATCGCCCGAGTTCTTCCTCGGCTATATCCTGATCCTCTTCTTCGCAGTGAAATGGCAAATGTTTCCCGCGATTTCGAGCCTCAGTGAAGGTATGAGCCTTGGCGAGTTGTTGGTCAGGACCTTCCTACCGGCACTGACGCTGGTTCTGGTGGTCATGGCGCATATGATGCGGATGACCCGGGCGGCGATCATCAACCTTCTGGCGTCCCCCTATATCGAAATGGCGCGCCTGAAAGGGACTCCGCCGTGGAAAGTGATCGTCAAGCACGCCCTGCCGAACGCATGGGCCCCGATCATCAACGTTGTGGCACTGAACCTCGCCTACCTGATCACCGGCGTTGTGCTTGTGGAGGTGGTGTTCGTCTATCCCGGTATCGGTCAGGCTCTGGTCGATGCGGTGTCGAAACGTGACTTCCCCGTGGTGCAGGCTTGCTGCCTGATCTTCGCGGCAACCTTCATCCTGCTCAATCTCGCAGCGGATGTCGGCGCCATTCTCACCAACCCGCGTCTGCGGCATCCGAAGTAAGGGGAGTAGAAACAAATGAGTCTATTTGTAATCGGATACTACGCCTTGCTTCTGGCAGTTTCCTGCCTGGCGGCGTTTTACAACAAACGGCAGATCTTCATGGTGGCCTTCGGGCTGACGATGGTGTCGTTCCTTCTGGGAATCATCGGCGGAACGGCTGCCCTGAAAGGCGTCGCGATCTGCGCGGGTCTGCTTGGGCTGGCGGCCATGGTGTCATATGCCTTCCGTGAGTTCATGATCCAGCTCGCCTCGGATGATCTGGCAAAAGAACTTCGGACGGCGCCGATGACGGCGGCCTTCGGGATGTTCGTGATCTTCACCTACATCATCATGGGGGTTTTCGCGCCATGGATCGCACCGCACGGTGAGGCCGAAGTGATCGCGTCTGCCTTTGCGCCGCCGGACGCGAACATGCTTCTCGGCGCCGACCAGTTGGGCCGCGACATGTTCAGCCGCATCATCTATGGCGCGCGTAACTCGGTTGGCCTTGCCTTGGCTGCAACCGTGGCTGCCTTCGTGTTGGGTGCGCTTGCCGGCCTTCTGGCCGCTACAAAGGGCGGCTGGTTCGATCAGTTCATGGGCCGGGTGGCGGATGTGATCATGTCGATCCCCTCGCTTATTTTCGCCCTGCTTATGCTGTCGATTTTCGGCCCGCATATCCATGTGATCGTGATCGCGGTTGCCGTTATCTATGCACCGCGCGTCTTCCGCCTGACACGGGCGGTGGCGGGCAACGTGGTTGTCATGGACTATATCGAAGCAGCCAAGTTGCGGGGTGAGGGGACATGGTACCTGATCCGGCGCGAA comes from Roseovarius bejariae and encodes:
- the rplQ gene encoding 50S ribosomal protein L17; amino-acid sequence: MRHAKGYRRLNRTHEHRKALWANMAGSLIEHEQIKTTLPKAKELRRVVEKLVTLGKRGDIHARRQAAAQLKQDKYVAKLFDVIGPRYAERQGGYVRVLKAGFRYGDMAPMAIIEFVDRDVDAKGAADRARVEAEEAAAGEE
- a CDS encoding trypsin-like peptidase domain-containing protein translates to MLRVLIILLISLSSPAWAETRVPGSQAEISMGFTPVVKRAAPAVVNIYARRIVNVRSSPFAGDPFFQNLFNNFGVPQQRVQNSLGSGVILSEDGIVVSNYHVVGEATDIRVVLKDRREFEAKVLLSDEESDLAILRMQDAPSLPALELRDSDTVEVGELVLAIGNPFGVGQTVSSGIVSGLARSGTATGNARGYFIQTDAPINPGNSGGALVDVNGQLIGINTSILSRSGGSNGIGFAIPSALVAQFVAQAKAGNSRFERPWAGLSGQSVTADMAEGLGLDRPGGIIISEVHPDSPFAEADIRPGDVITQVDGLPVNTPAEMIFRMSVKGLGEEVKLTHYRDGHRDVTPIRLIAAPNEPPRDQTTTGNGSAIPGLTLSTLNPAVIADYDLSLMSGGVVVDDPGQVGARAGLRRGDILLSINGLAPKASREAVGFLRDARNRLALEVQRGSRRLVMRFRL
- a CDS encoding replication-associated recombination protein A; the encoded protein is MSDLFDQAPDAIPDTAPRPLADRLRPKTLAQVIGQEQVLGAQAPLGVMLSSGSLSSLIFWGPPGVGKTTIARLLADETDLHFVQISAIFTGVPELKKVFEQAKHRRANGQGTLLFVDEIHRFNKAQQDGFLPHMEDGTILLVGATTENPSFELNAALLSRSQVLVLERLSLADLERMAQRAEAELGRALPLDGPAREALLEMADGDGRALLNLIEQVAAWQVDGKLDTEALTTRLMRRAAKYDKGGDEHYNLISALHKSVRGSDPDAALYWYARMLTGGEDPRYLARRITRMAVEDIGLADPQAQTVCLHAWETYERLGSPEGELALAQAVTYLALAPKSNSGYAAYKAAMREAKKTGSEPPPKHILNAPTKLMKDQGYGDGYAYDHDAEDGFSGQNYFPDGMTRPALYQPVERGFERELKKRLTYFSKLRAQRS
- a CDS encoding ABC transporter substrate-binding protein codes for the protein MTKVKDQLLIDRLADAARNGKISRRSFMHYSMAAGMTASAATGLWTTQAQAQPKRGGTFKVGMHDGNSSDTHDPGQYVSRQQIYLAHQYRSYLTLIEPDGTLGPDLASDWSANEDASVWTFEINPNASFHSGNPVMAKDVVASLNHHRGEESTSAAKSLLSSVTDVTADGDHTVVVSLESGNADLPWLMTDYHLAICPANDDGSINWQSGDGSGPYKIDQGEWGVGWKLSRHDGWHLEGAYFDNVEMLVLNDPNARQTALVTGDVDAVSLIDIKTSALLQRDPNIAVENVPSAAAITMPMFCDTAPFDDVNVRNALKLSIDRNEIIEKIAFGAATIGNDFHHSPAQPYWPDDIPQREYDPEQAKSLLKKAGMEDLTVSISTADSLFSGAVDMCVLYAEQAKQAGITVNVIREPNDGYYSDVWLKKPFCAVSWGARPTPDVMYTLAYKADADWNESRWKNERFNELLLQAKSELDDSLRAEMYREMGMIARDDGGTIIPMFNNFVYARRSNVMHGENLAASWELDGARAPSRWWFSS
- a CDS encoding ABC transporter substrate-binding protein; its protein translation is MTNKDNQILIDQLADAARDGKISRRSFMNYSMAAGMTASAATGLWGTSAKAAPSRGGTFRLGAHDGNTGDTHDPGTYVTFSMIQVAHTFRSYLTLIEPDGSLGPDVAQEWSASPDAKEWTFVINPKATFHSGKKVTADDVIASINHHRGEDTTSAAAALVSDVEELVKVDDMTVTFKLASGNADLPWLMTDYHLAICPANDDGTIDWKSGDGCGPYKLVETEFGVNYRFVRHEDWHLEGAYFDECIVTVLNDPNARQTALVTGDVDAVTQIELKTLSLLQRDPNIEIDNVPSAAAITMPMFCDVAPFDNVDVRNALKHSINRQEIMDKITFGTSTMGNDFHHSPAMPYWPEGLEQNDYDPDKAKSLLKKAGAEGLSTEISVADSVFSGSVDMCVLFAEQAKASGINISVKREPNDGYYSDVWLKKPWCVVQWGARPTPDVMYSLAYKDDAAWNESHWQNERFNELLLKAKAELDNDLRAEMYREMAMLAKDDGGTIIPFFPNFVYARRSNVKHGPDLAASWQMDGARACSRWWFEG
- a CDS encoding ABC transporter permease → MGDILGLVGKRLGLGLIILFVISIIIFFMVELLPGDIAQAVLGQGATEENLAALRKQMGLDQPAIVRYLDWLSGAVFLDFGNSIVTGERVSAVISERFMNTLFLAAYAAVIAVPVAIILGVVVALLRNSIFDRVANVVTLSFISSPEFFLGYILILFFAVKWQMFPAISSLSEGMSLGELLVRTFLPALTLVLVVMAHMMRMTRAAIINLLASPYIEMARLKGTPPWKVIVKHALPNAWAPIINVVALNLAYLITGVVLVEVVFVYPGIGQALVDAVSKRDFPVVQACCLIFAATFILLNLAADVGAILTNPRLRHPK
- a CDS encoding ABC transporter permease, with protein sequence MSLFVIGYYALLLAVSCLAAFYNKRQIFMVAFGLTMVSFLLGIIGGTAALKGVAICAGLLGLAAMVSYAFREFMIQLASDDLAKELRTAPMTAAFGMFVIFTYIIMGVFAPWIAPHGEAEVIASAFAPPDANMLLGADQLGRDMFSRIIYGARNSVGLALAATVAAFVLGALAGLLAATKGGWFDQFMGRVADVIMSIPSLIFALLMLSIFGPHIHVIVIAVAVIYAPRVFRLTRAVAGNVVVMDYIEAAKLRGEGTWYLIRREILPNSTAPLVAEFGLEFCFVFLLVAGLSFLGLGIQPPTADWGSMVRENATLISFGDITPLIPAAAIALLTVGVNFVVDWMLHRSSGLKE